A window from Schistosoma haematobium chromosome 1, whole genome shotgun sequence encodes these proteins:
- the IQSEC1_4 gene encoding IQ motif and S7 domain-containing protein 1 (EggNog:ENOG41KOG0931~COG:U), with the protein MDSSPPVLLNALRPLKTNRPRPRMRLTSIRQTPQRVLAAKLDVNINQNLNPVIFPETLNQPTPRVDYKSDVPSSKLTRFVKRFSTTFLPSEHPVSDITNKSEKNINPQFDFNQWKRRRSILNYRDRSPLHIDQHVQPADGMVDTNTDQVDKRITVSSDLSNVIESNQTTTCTKRKSSLTRWFEKNVKHPRRSLPHRSLTTDCTAPVITNRSSIPEKTQPECLYNQITQQTITPYAKVFKSRRSLLRHRCISNHPIITSKSQESKTPGNFLSHGVDHTSNCNHRDSGDETNEKVIVLKSNNVEDFKINETKSVHKNAFGSEKCVSEADEPWFIIPPTGIDGPCSQNQNSTYSSISSIVSDSTSMSQSVGKSTGSHKSLISTFYTPTMKRRHRLPIPSEFLNSTSSGPVIYKSTTRSSMTNMYSELNKSSDQDSGLSSQLSTTFQGADVETQSGDLREHRNLVGSSSASWATTLRQSMKRANNKRTLLAGCTLFNR; encoded by the exons atggaTTCTTCACCGCCGGTATTATTGAATGCTTTACGGCCACTTAAAACAAATAGACCAAGACCACGAATGAGATTAACATCTATACGCCAAACACCACAACGTGTTCTAGCTGCTAAACTTGACGTAAATATCAATCAGAACTTAAATCCTGTCATATTCCCTGAAACTCTAAATCAACCGACACCACGAGTAGACTATAAATCAGATGTTCCTTCTTCAAAATTAACAAGATTTGTAAAACGATTTAGTACAACTTTTCTTCCCTCTGAACATCCAGTATCCGATATTACGAATAAATCAGAGAAGAATATTAATCCTCAATTTGATTTTAACCAGTGGAAAAGACGGAGGTCTATACTAAATTATCGAGACCGATCACCATTACATATCGACCAACATGTACAACCAGCTGATGGAATGGTTGATACGAATACTGATCAAGTTGATAAAAGAATTACAGTTTCCTCAGATTTATCTAACGTAATTGAATCAAATCAAACAACCACTTGTACTAAACGTAAAAGCAGTCTTACAAGATGGTTTGAAAAGAATGTTAAACATCCACGAAGATCATTACCTCATAGATCCCTAACAACTGATTGTACAGCACCAGTTATCACTAACAGGTCATCAATACCTGAAAAAACGCAACCAGAATGTTTGTATAATCAAATTACCCAGCAGACAATTACACCTTATGCTAAAGTTTTTAAATCCCGTCGCAGTCTATTAAGACATAGATGTATTTCAAATCATCCTATTAT AACATCGAAATCTCAGGAAAGTAAGACACCCGGGAACTTTCTATCACATGGCGTTGATCATACAAGTAACTGTAATCATCGTGATTCTGGAGATGAAACTAATGAGAAAGTTATTGTTTTGAAGAGTAACAATGTAGAAGattttaaaatcaatgaaaCTAAATCTGTTCATAAAAACGCCTTTGGTTCTGAAAAATGTGTGAGTGAAGCAGATGAACCTTGGTTTATCATCCCACCTACTGGTATCGATGGTCCGTGTTCTCAAAATCAAAACAGTACTTATTCAAGTATCAGTTCGATTGTTTCGGATTCCACGAGCATGAGTCAATCTGTTGGCAAGAGTACTGGATCTCACAAGTCCCTGATAAGTACATTCTATACTCCGACAATGAAACGTCGGCATAGACTACCTATTCCTTCAGAATTTCTTAATTCTACTTCCTCAGGACCTGTGATCTACAAATCAACCACACGATCCTCGATGACGAATATGTATTCAGAATTGAATAAATCAAGTGATCAAGATTCAGGTCTTTCATCACAGCTAAGTACTACATTTCAAGGTGCAGATGTGGAAACTCAAAGTGGAGATTTAAGGGAACATAGAAATCTAGTAGGATCATCATCGGCAAGTTGGGCAACTACTTTACGTCAGTCTATGAAACGAGCGAATAATAAACGTACTTTATTGGCGGGTTGCACTTTATTCAATAGGTGA
- the IQSEC1_4 gene encoding IQ motif and S7 domain-containing protein 1, variant 4 (EggNog:ENOG41KOG0931~COG:U), which yields MDSSPPVLLNALRPLKTNRPRPRMRLTSIRQTPQRVLAAKLDVNINQNLNPVIFPETLNQPTPRVDYKSDVPSSKLTRFVKRFSTTFLPSEHPVSDITNKSEKNINPQFDFNQWKRRRSILNYRDRSPLHIDQHVQPADGMVDTNTDQVDKRITVSSDLSNVIESNQTTTCTKRKSSLTRWFEKNVKHPRRSLPHRSLTTDCTAPVITNRSSIPEKTQPECLYNQITQQTITPYAKVFKSRRSLLRHRCISNHPIITSKSQESKTPGNFLSHGVDHTSNCNHRDSGDETNEKVIVLKSNNVEDFKINETKSVHKNAFGSEKCVSEADEPWFIIPPTGIDGPCSQNQNSTYSSISSIVSDSTSMSQSVGKSTGSHKSLISTFYTPTMKRRHRLPIPSEFLNSTSSGPVIYKSTTRSSMTNMYSELNKSSDQDSGLSSQLSTTFQGADVETQSGDLREHRNLVGSSSASWATTLRQSMKRANNKRTLLAGCTLFNRNPVEGLNYLIRNYILLSDPIKIAQFLFHEPNLNRQAIGEYFGLLDNTLATKVLKEFLLLINMKNMEVDVALRSVIGHFHPSGESQKIAYLMRIFHEVYIIQNSDRVRKNFHSPETVEVLAYSVLLLHTDLHNPNVGKLGKRMTKQGFINNNRGIDSDHDVPADLLEGIYDRIAASEFKTLPDPSDKLRALDGVLVGPLKTDNFVQRHRRFIGRILTQEIEKIAPRKLPGRNNARWRHVLIFNDILVVVKSLNTTRLRSGSLINSVAAVAFGDQNATRHYTPRNSVSRDDGSCSPFGPVQDVTQKVFCSTEPFPGDTTFQVRNVYPFLDLRVLVFESNYYRYGVQLCNSNGPVISLSMPSEACRRQFIDWVYGSIAEMEELQQHQQIKKSECERTIIVNCKRNSTNTTANGTTSINNGDRCVMPSSRVTEKVILFNA from the exons atggaTTCTTCACCGCCGGTATTATTGAATGCTTTACGGCCACTTAAAACAAATAGACCAAGACCACGAATGAGATTAACATCTATACGCCAAACACCACAACGTGTTCTAGCTGCTAAACTTGACGTAAATATCAATCAGAACTTAAATCCTGTCATATTCCCTGAAACTCTAAATCAACCGACACCACGAGTAGACTATAAATCAGATGTTCCTTCTTCAAAATTAACAAGATTTGTAAAACGATTTAGTACAACTTTTCTTCCCTCTGAACATCCAGTATCCGATATTACGAATAAATCAGAGAAGAATATTAATCCTCAATTTGATTTTAACCAGTGGAAAAGACGGAGGTCTATACTAAATTATCGAGACCGATCACCATTACATATCGACCAACATGTACAACCAGCTGATGGAATGGTTGATACGAATACTGATCAAGTTGATAAAAGAATTACAGTTTCCTCAGATTTATCTAACGTAATTGAATCAAATCAAACAACCACTTGTACTAAACGTAAAAGCAGTCTTACAAGATGGTTTGAAAAGAATGTTAAACATCCACGAAGATCATTACCTCATAGATCCCTAACAACTGATTGTACAGCACCAGTTATCACTAACAGGTCATCAATACCTGAAAAAACGCAACCAGAATGTTTGTATAATCAAATTACCCAGCAGACAATTACACCTTATGCTAAAGTTTTTAAATCCCGTCGCAGTCTATTAAGACATAGATGTATTTCAAATCATCCTATTAT AACATCGAAATCTCAGGAAAGTAAGACACCCGGGAACTTTCTATCACATGGCGTTGATCATACAAGTAACTGTAATCATCGTGATTCTGGAGATGAAACTAATGAGAAAGTTATTGTTTTGAAGAGTAACAATGTAGAAGattttaaaatcaatgaaaCTAAATCTGTTCATAAAAACGCCTTTGGTTCTGAAAAATGTGTGAGTGAAGCAGATGAACCTTGGTTTATCATCCCACCTACTGGTATCGATGGTCCGTGTTCTCAAAATCAAAACAGTACTTATTCAAGTATCAGTTCGATTGTTTCGGATTCCACGAGCATGAGTCAATCTGTTGGCAAGAGTACTGGATCTCACAAGTCCCTGATAAGTACATTCTATACTCCGACAATGAAACGTCGGCATAGACTACCTATTCCTTCAGAATTTCTTAATTCTACTTCCTCAGGACCTGTGATCTACAAATCAACCACACGATCCTCGATGACGAATATGTATTCAGAATTGAATAAATCAAGTGATCAAGATTCAGGTCTTTCATCACAGCTAAGTACTACATTTCAAGGTGCAGATGTGGAAACTCAAAGTGGAGATTTAAGGGAACATAGAAATCTAGTAGGATCATCATCGGCAAGTTGGGCAACTACTTTACGTCAGTCTATGAAACGAGCGAATAATAAACGTACTTTATTGGCGGGTTGCACTTTATTCAATAG GAACCCAGTCGAAGGACTCAATTACCTTAttagaaattatattttattatctgATCCCATTAAAATTGCTCAATTCTTATTCCATGAACCAAATCTCAATCGCCAAGCTATTGGAGAGTACTTTGGTCTACTTGATAACACATTGGCAACGAAAGTTTTAAA GGAATTCTTATTGCTGATCAATATGAAGAATATGGAGGTGGATGTTGCCTTGCGTTCAGTTATCGGACATTTTCATCCTTCA GGTGAATCTCAAAAAATTGCTTATCTAATGCGAATATTTCATGAAGTATATATTATTCAAAATTCAGATCGTGTCCGAAAAAATTTTCATAGTCCCGAAACAGTGGAAGTCTTAGCTTATTCAGTGCTTTTGTTACACACAGATCTTCATAATCCTAATGTTGGAAAATTGGGCAAACGGATGACTAAACAAGGCTTTATTAACAATAATCGTGGAATTGATTCTGATCATGATGTGCCTGCAGATTTGCTGGAAGGTATTTATGATCGTATAGCTGCTTCCGAGTTTAAGACACTACCAGATCCATCAGATAAACTTCGTGCTTTGGATGGAGTTTTGGTTGGTCCTTTGAAAACAGACAACTTTGTACAACGACATCGTCGTTTCATTGGCAGGATTCTGACCCAAGAAATTGAAAAAATTGCTCCCCGAAAATTACCAGGTAGAAATAATGCTCGATGGCGCCACGTGTTAATATTTAACGATATATTGGTGGTTGTTAAATCGTTGAATACAACCCGTTTACGATCTGGTTCCCTTATAAATTCTGTCGCAGCAGTTGCTTTTGGGGACCAAAATGCTACTCGTCATTATACACCAAGGAATTCCGTATCTAGAGATGACGGTAGTTGTAGTCCTTTCGGCCCGGTTCAAGATGTAACACAAAAGGTGTTCTGTTCAACTGAACCATTTCCTGGTGATACAACTTTTCAAGTTCGAAATGTTTATCCATTCCTTGATCTTCGAGTGTTGGTCTTTGAATCGAATT ATTATCGATACGGAGTTCAACTGTGTAATTCTAATGGCCCTGTAATTAGTTTAAGTATGCCATCTGAAGCTTGTCGTCGTCAATTCATCGATTGGGTGTACGGATCCATTGCTGAAATGGAGGAATTACAGCAACATCAACAAATTAAGAAAAGTGAATGTGAACGAACTATCATTGTTAATTGTAAACGGAACTCAACGAATACTACCGCTAATGGTACTACTTCTATTAATAATGGCGATAGATGTGTCATGCCTTCCTCAAGAGTAACTGAAAAAGTTATATTATTTAATGCCTAa
- the IQSEC1_4 gene encoding IQ motif and S7 domain-containing protein 1, variant 2 (EggNog:ENOG41KOG0931~COG:U): MIKEMRKRTCKRTSKSQESKTPGNFLSHGVDHTSNCNHRDSGDETNEKVIVLKSNNVEDFKINETKSVHKNAFGSEKCVSEADEPWFIIPPTGIDGPCSQNQNSTYSSISSIVSDSTSMSQSVGKSTGSHKSLISTFYTPTMKRRHRLPIPSEFLNSTSSGPVIYKSTTRSSMTNMYSELNKSSDQDSGLSSQLSTTFQGADVETQSGDLREHRNLVGSSSASWATTLRQSMKRANNKRTLLAGCTLFNRNPVEGLNYLIRNYILLSDPIKIAQFLFHEPNLNRQAIGEYFGLLDNTLATKVLKEFLLLINMKNMEVDVALRSVIGHFHPSGESQKIAYLMRIFHEVYIIQNSDRVRKNFHSPETVEVLAYSVLLLHTDLHNPNVGKLGKRMTKQGFINNNRGIDSDHDVPADLLEGIYDRIAASEFKTLPDPSDKLRALDGVLVGPLKTDNFVQRHRRFIGRILTQEIEKIAPRKLPGRNNARWRHVLIFNDILVVVKSLNTTRLRSGSLINSVAAVAFGDQNATRHYTPRNSVSRDDGSCSPFGPVQDVTQKVFCSTEPFPGDTTFQVRNVYPFLDLRVLVFESNYYRYGVQLCNSNGPVISLSMPSEACRRQFIDWVYGSIAEMEELQQHQQIKKSECERTIIVNCKRNSTNTTANGTTSINNGDRCVMPSSRVTEKVILFNA, from the exons AACATCGAAATCTCAGGAAAGTAAGACACCCGGGAACTTTCTATCACATGGCGTTGATCATACAAGTAACTGTAATCATCGTGATTCTGGAGATGAAACTAATGAGAAAGTTATTGTTTTGAAGAGTAACAATGTAGAAGattttaaaatcaatgaaaCTAAATCTGTTCATAAAAACGCCTTTGGTTCTGAAAAATGTGTGAGTGAAGCAGATGAACCTTGGTTTATCATCCCACCTACTGGTATCGATGGTCCGTGTTCTCAAAATCAAAACAGTACTTATTCAAGTATCAGTTCGATTGTTTCGGATTCCACGAGCATGAGTCAATCTGTTGGCAAGAGTACTGGATCTCACAAGTCCCTGATAAGTACATTCTATACTCCGACAATGAAACGTCGGCATAGACTACCTATTCCTTCAGAATTTCTTAATTCTACTTCCTCAGGACCTGTGATCTACAAATCAACCACACGATCCTCGATGACGAATATGTATTCAGAATTGAATAAATCAAGTGATCAAGATTCAGGTCTTTCATCACAGCTAAGTACTACATTTCAAGGTGCAGATGTGGAAACTCAAAGTGGAGATTTAAGGGAACATAGAAATCTAGTAGGATCATCATCGGCAAGTTGGGCAACTACTTTACGTCAGTCTATGAAACGAGCGAATAATAAACGTACTTTATTGGCGGGTTGCACTTTATTCAATAG GAACCCAGTCGAAGGACTCAATTACCTTAttagaaattatattttattatctgATCCCATTAAAATTGCTCAATTCTTATTCCATGAACCAAATCTCAATCGCCAAGCTATTGGAGAGTACTTTGGTCTACTTGATAACACATTGGCAACGAAAGTTTTAAA GGAATTCTTATTGCTGATCAATATGAAGAATATGGAGGTGGATGTTGCCTTGCGTTCAGTTATCGGACATTTTCATCCTTCA GGTGAATCTCAAAAAATTGCTTATCTAATGCGAATATTTCATGAAGTATATATTATTCAAAATTCAGATCGTGTCCGAAAAAATTTTCATAGTCCCGAAACAGTGGAAGTCTTAGCTTATTCAGTGCTTTTGTTACACACAGATCTTCATAATCCTAATGTTGGAAAATTGGGCAAACGGATGACTAAACAAGGCTTTATTAACAATAATCGTGGAATTGATTCTGATCATGATGTGCCTGCAGATTTGCTGGAAGGTATTTATGATCGTATAGCTGCTTCCGAGTTTAAGACACTACCAGATCCATCAGATAAACTTCGTGCTTTGGATGGAGTTTTGGTTGGTCCTTTGAAAACAGACAACTTTGTACAACGACATCGTCGTTTCATTGGCAGGATTCTGACCCAAGAAATTGAAAAAATTGCTCCCCGAAAATTACCAGGTAGAAATAATGCTCGATGGCGCCACGTGTTAATATTTAACGATATATTGGTGGTTGTTAAATCGTTGAATACAACCCGTTTACGATCTGGTTCCCTTATAAATTCTGTCGCAGCAGTTGCTTTTGGGGACCAAAATGCTACTCGTCATTATACACCAAGGAATTCCGTATCTAGAGATGACGGTAGTTGTAGTCCTTTCGGCCCGGTTCAAGATGTAACACAAAAGGTGTTCTGTTCAACTGAACCATTTCCTGGTGATACAACTTTTCAAGTTCGAAATGTTTATCCATTCCTTGATCTTCGAGTGTTGGTCTTTGAATCGAATT ATTATCGATACGGAGTTCAACTGTGTAATTCTAATGGCCCTGTAATTAGTTTAAGTATGCCATCTGAAGCTTGTCGTCGTCAATTCATCGATTGGGTGTACGGATCCATTGCTGAAATGGAGGAATTACAGCAACATCAACAAATTAAGAAAAGTGAATGTGAACGAACTATCATTGTTAATTGTAAACGGAACTCAACGAATACTACCGCTAATGGTACTACTTCTATTAATAATGGCGATAGATGTGTCATGCCTTCCTCAAGAGTAACTGAAAAAGTTATATTATTTAATGCCTAa